Genomic segment of Microvirga mediterraneensis:
ATGATCGCCATGGTATCGTCTCTCGCGAGCGCGGCCGTGGGCGCGGTCGGCGCGATCCAGCAGGGCAACGCCGCGGCGGCCTCGGCCAAGTACAACGCGGCCGTGAACGAGAACAACAACGTCCTGGCGCAGCGCGCGGCCGAGGATGCCCGCAAGCGCGGAGAGCAGGAGGCGCAGGAGCACAACCGGCGCGTCTCGGCCCTGCGGGGCAAGCAGACCGCCGCGATGGCGGCGAACGGCGTTGATCTCACCTCGGGCTCGCCGCTCAACGTCACGGCCGACACGGCGCAGTTGGGCGCGCTCGACGTGCTTACCATCCGCAACAACACCGAACGCGAGGCCCTGGGCTACGAGGCGCAGGGGATGAACTTCCGCGCCGAGGCGAACCTGAACCGCATGCAGGCCAAGTCGGCCCGGCAGGCCGGCATGATCGGCGCCGTCGGCTCCGTGGTGTCCGGCTTCGGTCAGGTGGCGGACAAGTGGTACAAAATGGGTCCTTCTAGCATAGGGAAACTGACCTGATGCCAACGGTTCCGACTTACGATCAGCGGCAGGTTAGGGACGCTCCGGCGCCGAACCAGTATCAGCACCCGTCGGCCTCGCCGGACGATTCCGGGGCGGCGACGGGACGGGCGCTCCAGGGCCTGGGCGGCGAGATCGCGCGGGCGGGCGTGGCATTCTCGAACGAGGCCGAGCGGCAGCAGGAGAAGGACCAGGCGGCACAACTGCTGCAGGCCCAGGCCGATTA
This window contains:
- a CDS encoding virion core protein, T7 gp14 family, with amino-acid sequence MCVAALPMIAMVSSLASAAVGAVGAIQQGNAAAASAKYNAAVNENNNVLAQRAAEDARKRGEQEAQEHNRRVSALRGKQTAAMAANGVDLTSGSPLNVTADTAQLGALDVLTIRNNTEREALGYEAQGMNFRAEANLNRMQAKSARQAGMIGAVGSVVSGFGQVADKWYKMGPSSIGKLT